In Bacteriovorax sp. Seq25_V, the following are encoded in one genomic region:
- a CDS encoding M61 family metallopeptidase yields the protein MKLQYKLSIPEPHTHMANITINAKRESSDNYLDFFIPSWSPGSYLMREYGRNIRIFMAHNKLGERLTTKQIDKGIFRIDFSASDLKHPEELEFSVKYEIFCHELTVRTSHIDQSHAFIHGPSTFMGVLGKEMNSPELEIEINPLWSKITTGLTDISEKRDVFLYSAADYDEFIDCPIEIGCHETDGFMSHGKPHELAFYGQFLSNGISETKVKEDIKKVVDHILATMGGAPYDRYVFMTHLAPGLFGGLEHLNSTALQYCSYEFSQEKGYKGWLELVAHEFFHLWNVKRIRPLELGPFDYTTEALTRMHWLTEGLTSFMDQYFIFRTDYYSLEDYLDCLKANINRYQQTPGRKYHSAEDSSFNSWIKLYRPDENSNNSSVSYYLKGGLIFLVLHMKLLEQGKGVLDLVDALWKRYLANPKVGVVEDEVFEMIREIGGEKLRDDFIYLVKGVDEIDFESLFNKFDLVFEYDEAKADLGINVEFKGDRVVVKSVRADSSAHKSGLNAGDEILSVNGLRFLKADYDNRDKIFIENKRYTLLISRLGHVMPQEILVEKGLRSIKSIKVKEGANNKEIETKLKGSMPV from the coding sequence ATGAAACTGCAATATAAATTATCGATTCCAGAGCCACACACGCATATGGCGAATATCACGATCAACGCAAAGCGCGAGAGTTCAGATAACTATCTAGATTTCTTTATCCCTTCTTGGTCTCCAGGATCATACCTGATGAGAGAGTATGGGAGAAATATTCGTATTTTTATGGCCCATAATAAACTAGGTGAGAGACTAACGACTAAACAAATTGATAAAGGAATTTTTCGAATTGATTTTTCTGCAAGTGATTTAAAACATCCTGAAGAACTTGAGTTCAGTGTAAAGTACGAAATATTTTGTCACGAATTAACTGTTCGTACATCACATATTGATCAAAGCCATGCATTCATTCATGGACCAAGTACCTTTATGGGTGTGCTTGGAAAAGAAATGAATTCGCCAGAGCTTGAGATTGAAATCAATCCGCTTTGGTCGAAAATTACAACAGGATTAACTGATATCTCTGAAAAAAGAGATGTCTTCCTTTATTCTGCTGCTGACTATGATGAGTTCATTGATTGTCCAATTGAAATTGGTTGCCACGAAACTGATGGATTTATGTCTCACGGAAAACCACATGAACTTGCTTTCTATGGTCAGTTTCTTTCGAATGGAATTAGTGAAACAAAAGTAAAAGAGGATATCAAGAAAGTTGTCGACCATATTCTTGCGACGATGGGTGGCGCTCCTTATGATCGCTATGTTTTTATGACCCACTTAGCTCCAGGACTTTTTGGTGGACTTGAGCATTTAAATTCAACGGCACTACAATACTGTAGTTATGAATTCTCACAAGAGAAAGGCTACAAGGGCTGGCTGGAGCTTGTGGCCCATGAATTCTTCCACCTGTGGAATGTTAAGCGTATTAGACCATTAGAACTTGGACCTTTTGATTATACAACTGAGGCCTTAACTCGTATGCACTGGTTAACAGAGGGGCTTACAAGCTTCATGGATCAGTACTTTATTTTTAGAACTGATTATTACTCTCTTGAGGATTACCTTGATTGCCTCAAGGCCAATATTAATCGTTATCAGCAAACTCCTGGACGCAAGTATCACTCTGCAGAAGATAGTTCTTTTAATTCATGGATTAAGCTCTATCGTCCAGATGAAAACTCAAATAACTCGTCAGTGAGTTACTACCTGAAGGGTGGACTAATCTTCTTAGTTCTTCATATGAAACTTTTAGAGCAGGGAAAGGGAGTTCTTGATCTTGTTGATGCTCTTTGGAAGAGATATCTTGCAAATCCTAAAGTTGGAGTTGTTGAAGATGAGGTTTTTGAAATGATCCGCGAAATCGGGGGTGAAAAACTTCGTGATGACTTTATCTACCTTGTTAAAGGTGTCGATGAAATTGATTTTGAAAGTCTATTTAACAAATTTGATCTCGTATTTGAATATGATGAGGCCAAGGCGGACCTTGGAATTAATGTTGAGTTTAAAGGCGATAGAGTCGTTGTTAAATCTGTTCGCGCTGACTCAAGTGCTCACAAGTCTGGACTTAATGCAGGAGATGAAATTTTAAGTGTAAACGGGCTTAGATTTCTTAAAGCAGATTATGATAATCGCGATAAGATTTTTATTGAGAACAAGCGCTATACACTACTCATTTCAAGACTAGGACATGTCATGCCACAAGAAATTTTGGTTGAAAAAGGTCTTCGTAGTATTAAGAGTATTAAGGTTAAAGAAGGCGCGAATAATAAAGAAATTGAAACAAAACTAAAAGGTTCCATGCCCGTTTAA
- a CDS encoding alpha/beta fold hydrolase: MKSLILVLLLPQLVFANKLIERFKNELYPTYRPCFDANKISYKSYDIHYCFAKGETDELYVISPGRNESGLKYTEIGDDIRKKKKASILIIDHLNQGFSTHVVPGTQKVHIDDFNEYFESTELIISKILNENADLKKVNAVAHSMGSYIIFEVAKRGKIHFENLFLSSPMLGISTRGIPRPLATWLSSFLSDIGFAKSYAFFQGPYNPKPFSLDNYNTTSKDRYELAQFIYREHPEIKSAGSTFGWVNQVLKFTSKVTENLEALDKTNVLIFQSGKDRVVDNQSQNIVCDQLKNCQLIHSPNAYHDFINEVDEIRGIMYSKIGL, from the coding sequence ATGAAAAGCTTAATTTTGGTATTACTGCTACCTCAACTAGTTTTTGCCAACAAGCTCATTGAACGTTTTAAAAATGAACTCTACCCGACCTATCGTCCATGCTTTGATGCTAATAAAATTTCTTACAAGAGCTATGACATTCACTACTGTTTTGCGAAGGGAGAAACTGACGAGCTCTATGTCATCTCTCCAGGAAGAAATGAGTCAGGCTTAAAGTATACTGAAATTGGCGATGATATAAGAAAGAAAAAAAAGGCGAGTATTCTCATTATCGATCACCTCAACCAAGGCTTTAGTACTCACGTTGTTCCAGGAACCCAAAAGGTTCACATCGATGACTTCAATGAATACTTTGAATCTACTGAATTAATTATTTCAAAAATTTTAAATGAAAATGCAGACCTAAAAAAAGTAAATGCGGTTGCCCACAGTATGGGTAGTTATATTATTTTCGAAGTGGCCAAACGAGGAAAGATTCATTTTGAAAATCTCTTCTTATCTTCCCCAATGCTTGGAATCTCAACCCGTGGAATACCTCGCCCACTAGCAACTTGGCTTAGCTCATTCTTATCCGATATTGGTTTCGCAAAAAGCTATGCTTTTTTCCAAGGCCCATATAACCCAAAACCATTTAGCCTAGACAACTACAATACCACATCAAAAGATCGCTACGAACTGGCCCAATTCATTTATCGAGAACACCCAGAGATTAAGTCCGCGGGCTCGACATTTGGCTGGGTCAATCAAGTTTTAAAATTTACTTCAAAAGTTACAGAAAATCTTGAGGCATTAGACAAGACCAACGTTTTAATCTTCCAATCGGGGAAAGATCGCGTGGTTGATAACCAGTCGCAGAATATTGTCTGTGATCAATTAAAGAACTGCCAGCTCATCCACAGCCCCAATGCCTATCATGATTTTATCAATGAAGTAGATGAAATCAGAGGGATCATGTACTCGAAAATTGGCCTGTAA
- a CDS encoding 4'-phosphopantetheinyl transferase superfamily protein, with protein MNKYHVRVEFSHPEDFHPEANQGFRISRYALSQLTKNHLGHEVLEIESFNHLKNNPETLVSLSHTKDAAAAIIANHSDYQGIGIDIEWRTRKYRPGIEKYFLLESDDKELPLLDLWCAKEAAYKAYFPHYRGEKVLVIKDLIIKNSKFYIEGNVDALGDILFENTEDYILAIALLEKKK; from the coding sequence ATGAACAAATATCACGTAAGAGTAGAATTTTCACACCCAGAGGATTTTCACCCCGAAGCAAATCAAGGGTTTAGAATATCCCGCTATGCCCTAAGCCAGCTAACTAAAAATCATCTCGGTCATGAAGTACTCGAAATCGAATCCTTTAATCATTTAAAAAACAATCCCGAAACCCTGGTTTCCCTAAGCCATACTAAGGATGCTGCCGCAGCAATCATCGCAAATCATAGCGACTACCAAGGAATTGGAATCGATATCGAGTGGAGAACAAGAAAGTATCGACCAGGAATTGAGAAGTATTTTCTACTTGAAAGTGATGACAAAGAACTACCACTGCTTGATCTTTGGTGTGCCAAGGAAGCCGCTTACAAGGCCTACTTCCCACACTATCGCGGAGAAAAAGTGCTTGTCATAAAAGATTTAATTATCAAAAATTCAAAATTCTATATAGAGGGAAATGTAGACGCTCTTGGTGACATATTATTTGAAAATACTGAGGACTACATTCTCGCCATTGCTCTCTTGGAGAAAAAGAAATGA
- a CDS encoding glutamine synthetase III — protein sequence MGGDTNPSRTKSRSKAINQSTRNFKRPMDSAGNYLRASQYYGQNVFYFAKSSGIPEIIKNELEECVKLGRPIQKEHASVVAKAVTEWAVKRGATHFCHWFQPLTGATAEKHDAFLDLDGERPIEKLSVSQLLQGEPDASSFPNGGSRSTFEARGYTAWDLTSPMFLMNGPNGKTLCIPTAFVSYHGEALDIKTPLLRSLSTLNTQATKFMNLIGEKNVSKVIVTCGAEQEYFLVDKNFYYQRPDLVMTGRTLLGAGTTRNQQLEDHYFGAIPERVLAFMEELDLELHKLGIPAKTRHNEVAPGQFEIAQIFREGNVSSDNNQLVMALIKSVAARHNMVALLHEKPFAGINGSGKHLNWSMSTDTGINLLEPGNELHSNTRFLAVTSIVIEAVNRHARALRAAIASHGNDHRLGANEAPPSIISVFTGSTIADVLESIKDGKEFTPSGKITLDLGANQLAQFHKDNTDRNRTSPFAFTGNKFEFRAVGSSQAIGLPLSILNAAVSEVFAESNTFIEERIAAGDTIDRALLLLCEKWMKSSWNVIFNGDGYSQEWVQEAEKRGLPNLKNSAEALEVFNSKSDVAFLTNQGIYREIELETRYNVLLERYCKLREIEFNTLIDMIHQYIVPTSLAYKKELGDIVLMQRQLKVESTVEMDIYKKINLTVETLYEDARNLSNQIKDLPHDESARAKMIAETLMPMSEQLSIFCEQLEALIPDSKWPLPTYFDMLFLR from the coding sequence ATGGGTGGTGACACTAATCCTTCTAGAACAAAGTCTCGTTCAAAAGCAATCAATCAATCAACAAGAAACTTCAAAAGACCGATGGACTCAGCTGGAAACTACCTCCGAGCAAGTCAGTACTATGGTCAGAATGTTTTCTATTTTGCGAAATCTTCAGGGATTCCTGAAATTATTAAGAATGAACTAGAAGAGTGTGTGAAACTTGGAAGACCAATTCAAAAAGAACACGCAAGTGTCGTAGCTAAAGCAGTAACAGAGTGGGCGGTTAAAAGAGGAGCAACACATTTTTGTCACTGGTTTCAACCATTAACTGGTGCGACTGCTGAGAAACACGATGCTTTCCTTGATCTTGACGGTGAAAGGCCAATCGAAAAATTATCGGTAAGCCAACTTTTACAAGGTGAACCGGATGCATCTTCATTTCCAAACGGTGGCTCAAGATCAACTTTTGAAGCACGTGGATATACTGCTTGGGATTTAACTTCTCCAATGTTTTTAATGAATGGACCAAATGGAAAAACTCTTTGTATTCCAACGGCATTCGTTTCATATCATGGTGAAGCTCTCGATATTAAAACTCCACTTTTAAGATCACTTTCAACGCTTAATACTCAGGCTACAAAGTTCATGAACCTTATTGGTGAAAAGAATGTTTCAAAAGTTATTGTTACTTGTGGAGCAGAACAAGAATATTTTCTTGTTGATAAAAATTTCTACTACCAAAGACCAGATCTTGTGATGACTGGAAGAACTCTTCTTGGTGCAGGTACAACAAGAAACCAACAATTAGAAGATCACTACTTCGGAGCAATTCCTGAAAGAGTACTTGCGTTTATGGAAGAACTTGATCTTGAATTACATAAACTTGGAATTCCTGCTAAAACTCGTCACAACGAAGTTGCTCCTGGACAATTTGAGATTGCTCAAATTTTTAGAGAAGGAAACGTTTCTTCTGATAATAATCAACTCGTCATGGCGCTTATTAAATCAGTTGCCGCTAGACATAACATGGTAGCTCTTCTTCACGAAAAACCATTTGCTGGAATCAATGGTTCTGGAAAGCATTTAAACTGGTCGATGTCTACGGATACAGGAATTAACCTTCTTGAGCCAGGAAATGAACTTCATTCTAACACGCGCTTTCTTGCTGTGACTTCAATTGTTATCGAAGCTGTAAATAGACACGCTAGGGCCCTCAGAGCTGCGATTGCAAGTCATGGTAATGATCATCGTCTTGGCGCAAACGAAGCACCTCCGAGTATTATTTCTGTATTCACTGGATCAACAATCGCAGATGTTCTTGAATCGATTAAAGATGGAAAAGAATTTACTCCATCTGGAAAAATTACCTTAGATCTTGGTGCAAATCAACTCGCACAATTTCATAAAGACAATACAGATAGAAATAGAACATCTCCTTTTGCCTTTACTGGTAATAAGTTCGAGTTTAGAGCTGTCGGTTCTTCCCAGGCAATTGGTCTGCCTCTAAGTATTTTAAATGCAGCCGTTAGTGAGGTTTTTGCCGAATCAAATACATTCATTGAAGAAAGAATTGCTGCAGGGGACACTATCGATCGCGCACTTTTACTTCTTTGTGAAAAGTGGATGAAATCTTCTTGGAATGTTATTTTCAATGGGGATGGATACTCTCAAGAATGGGTACAAGAAGCAGAAAAAAGAGGGCTTCCAAATCTAAAGAATTCTGCTGAGGCACTTGAAGTTTTTAATTCTAAGTCAGATGTGGCATTCCTGACGAACCAAGGAATTTACCGAGAAATCGAATTAGAGACTCGTTACAACGTTCTTCTTGAAAGATACTGTAAGCTACGTGAAATTGAATTTAATACGTTAATTGATATGATTCATCAGTATATTGTTCCAACATCTCTTGCATATAAGAAAGAGCTTGGAGATATTGTACTAATGCAAAGGCAACTCAAAGTAGAATCAACTGTTGAAATGGATATTTATAAGAAGATTAATTTAACTGTTGAGACTCTGTACGAAGACGCGAGAAATCTTTCAAATCAAATTAAAGATCTTCCTCACGATGAAAGTGCAAGAGCGAAAATGATTGCTGAAACACTTATGCCAATGAGTGAGCAACTATCAATTTTCTGTGAGCAATTAGAAGCCTTGATTCCAGATAGTAAGTGGCCACTGCCTACTTATTTTGACATGTTATTTTTAAGATAA
- a CDS encoding C1 family peptidase produces the protein MKNLILLLALGLAVQNADAKIVDLKPYQSAVKNQLDRNTCAYFAITALLEGTIKYRFKKEYDISEQFQISSGKERFGQYSDKEFGNTYEIAYNFRDQYFFVKEEDAPYQTSLFEKGKICENYDPFDTTAPKVCFSHGPIDWKPLKTVKLDGLRVEWISGMWSIGKTRAQILQGHMDKFRPVAITVKVYPPGWDTANVTYTAEDDANCSNGNYECAGHAILLTGYDDEREVFFFKNSWGESWGNEGYGEISFEYINKYSDQPMTMDFERLTGNIRE, from the coding sequence ATGAAAAATCTAATTCTATTATTAGCCCTAGGCCTTGCCGTACAAAATGCGGATGCAAAAATTGTCGATTTAAAACCTTATCAATCAGCAGTGAAAAACCAGCTTGATAGAAATACTTGTGCATACTTTGCAATTACTGCACTTCTAGAAGGAACCATCAAGTATCGCTTTAAAAAAGAGTACGATATCTCAGAACAGTTTCAAATTTCTTCGGGAAAGGAAAGATTCGGTCAGTACTCTGATAAAGAATTTGGAAACACCTACGAAATTGCCTACAACTTTAGAGATCAGTACTTTTTTGTTAAAGAGGAAGATGCACCTTATCAAACGTCCTTATTTGAAAAGGGAAAAATTTGTGAAAACTATGACCCGTTTGATACAACAGCACCGAAAGTTTGTTTTTCTCATGGGCCAATTGACTGGAAGCCACTAAAAACTGTAAAGCTTGATGGGCTAAGAGTTGAGTGGATCTCGGGTATGTGGAGTATTGGAAAAACGAGGGCGCAAATTCTTCAAGGGCATATGGATAAATTTAGACCAGTTGCTATAACAGTTAAAGTCTATCCACCGGGGTGGGATACTGCGAACGTCACATACACAGCAGAAGACGATGCCAATTGCTCAAATGGCAATTACGAATGCGCAGGTCACGCAATCCTACTTACTGGTTATGATGACGAAAGAGAAGTATTTTTCTTCAAAAATAGCTGGGGAGAAAGTTGGGGGAACGAAGGTTACGGAGAAATCTCGTTTGAATACATCAATAAATACTCTGATCAACCAATGACAATGGACTTTGAACGCCTCACAGGAAATATTCGCGAATAA
- a CDS encoding CBS domain-containing protein: MDKMTANMYVISNLAFLSPNQSVFEAYQEMTKRQVHHLPIVENGKALGVVSDRDLQFITQYGNEKEVLCKDIMTTDIFSVSTSEPIAALAKQMVEKRINSALINNSEGKVVGIFTSTDALKILSNISSDV, encoded by the coding sequence ATGGATAAAATGACAGCGAATATGTATGTAATTAGCAACTTAGCTTTTCTCTCTCCAAATCAGAGTGTTTTTGAGGCCTATCAAGAAATGACAAAGAGACAGGTTCACCATCTTCCAATTGTTGAAAATGGGAAGGCGCTTGGAGTGGTGAGTGACAGAGATCTCCAGTTCATTACTCAGTATGGAAATGAGAAAGAGGTCCTTTGCAAAGATATAATGACTACTGACATTTTCTCTGTGTCGACTTCAGAGCCAATTGCAGCTCTTGCTAAGCAAATGGTTGAAAAAAGAATTAATTCGGCCCTGATCAATAATAGTGAAGGTAAGGTTGTGGGAATTTTTACATCAACTGATGCATTAAAAATTCTCTCAAATATTTCTAGTGACGTTTAA
- a CDS encoding 2OG-Fe(II) oxygenase, whose product MNISNINFQQMNQDLETKGWFCGEKILSDQSCETLTKLLKAKYDADNFIEGGVSKGLDLSIENRIRKSLVSWIEDWNENDELKQINIFFNDLMINLNEYFFLSMKRFESQFAIYEEGGFYKKHLDQHKQSPHRQMSCIFYLNDCLDGGELVVFNEKNRNEVDYVVKPKRGTFVLFISKTIFHEVLETRSPRFSLTTWFRDDEIIPFV is encoded by the coding sequence TTGAATATATCGAATATTAATTTTCAACAAATGAATCAAGACCTTGAAACAAAGGGATGGTTTTGTGGTGAGAAAATTCTTTCAGATCAATCATGTGAAACATTAACTAAGCTTTTAAAAGCAAAATACGATGCTGATAACTTTATTGAAGGTGGAGTGAGCAAAGGGCTTGATCTCTCTATTGAAAATAGAATTAGAAAGAGCTTAGTGTCTTGGATTGAAGATTGGAACGAGAATGATGAGCTTAAACAGATAAATATTTTTTTTAACGACTTAATGATTAACCTCAATGAGTATTTCTTTTTGTCGATGAAAAGGTTTGAATCTCAGTTTGCCATTTACGAAGAGGGTGGCTTTTATAAGAAGCACCTCGATCAACATAAACAGTCTCCTCACCGTCAGATGAGTTGTATCTTTTATCTCAATGATTGTTTAGATGGGGGAGAGCTTGTCGTTTTCAATGAAAAGAATCGAAATGAAGTTGATTATGTGGTGAAACCAAAGCGCGGGACTTTTGTTTTATTTATTTCTAAGACTATTTTTCATGAAGTTCTCGAAACCAGATCGCCACGTTTTTCTCTTACGACGTGGTTTCGAGATGATGAAATTATACCGTTTGTTTAA
- a CDS encoding ParB/RepB/Spo0J family partition protein has product MQTTTIKLADIKLSSEYLRLDTDVESLKTSISKIGLINPLTINLDNELLAGARRYQALKDLGFDEVPVHIVDRQALEQELISIDENLVRKPLDKLELEKCLNRGREIYEQLNPSAPKIELAVKDLSTEEKKIEKEKEEQDTDSFAAITAEKTGLSKSIIKSAIKRDALASDTVKKARSLGTINASQTNEIIKLDKEVQDKILPIISTKTVKEAKKIIEAAKKEGFDRAIEVSEEIIPLPKEYANLRNLAKRVNKNLSRILLEELEYTGPEKKAIDKEVFKLKENLDNYMRIFKYDTSSSTSFKSEEEDDIFDADDLGSTQDFSPEYLSQNDDNIESYDL; this is encoded by the coding sequence ATGCAAACAACAACAATTAAACTCGCAGATATCAAATTATCTAGTGAGTACCTAAGACTAGACACAGATGTTGAATCACTGAAAACATCAATCTCTAAAATTGGGCTTATTAACCCACTGACAATTAACCTTGATAATGAACTACTCGCGGGAGCAAGAAGATACCAGGCCCTTAAGGATCTAGGGTTTGATGAAGTTCCTGTTCATATTGTTGATAGACAAGCTCTTGAGCAAGAACTTATCTCTATTGATGAAAACCTTGTAAGAAAACCACTTGATAAGCTTGAGCTTGAAAAGTGTCTTAATAGAGGTAGAGAAATCTACGAACAACTTAACCCGTCCGCGCCAAAAATTGAGCTAGCGGTTAAAGATCTTTCAACTGAAGAAAAGAAAATTGAAAAAGAAAAAGAAGAGCAAGACACTGATTCTTTTGCGGCAATCACTGCTGAGAAAACAGGCCTTTCTAAATCTATTATTAAAAGTGCAATTAAAAGGGATGCCCTAGCTTCAGACACAGTAAAGAAAGCAAGAAGCCTTGGTACAATCAATGCTAGTCAGACAAATGAAATCATCAAACTAGACAAAGAAGTTCAAGATAAAATTCTTCCAATCATTTCAACTAAGACAGTTAAGGAAGCGAAGAAAATTATCGAAGCGGCCAAGAAAGAAGGTTTCGACAGAGCAATTGAAGTTTCTGAAGAAATCATCCCTCTTCCAAAAGAGTACGCAAACCTTAGAAATCTTGCAAAAAGAGTGAATAAAAACCTATCACGAATTCTTCTTGAAGAACTTGAGTATACTGGACCAGAGAAGAAAGCAATTGATAAAGAGGTTTTCAAATTAAAAGAGAATCTTGATAACTATATGAGAATTTTTAAATATGATACATCAAGCTCAACTTCATTTAAAAGTGAAGAGGAAGACGATATCTTCGACGCTGATGACCTTGGTTCAACACAAGATTTTAGCCCTGAATATTTAAGTCAAAACGACGACAATATTGAAAGCTACGATCTTTAA
- a CDS encoding SDR family oxidoreductase: MEKYALITGSSSGIGKAMAFELAKHGYSPLLHGRNIVELEKTRAEILGKHPSLKCEIIQANLSVENEIDKLISKIQNYDIEVFISNAGFGIPGNFENTELLAEETMISTHVSAIVKLTKYFYKSCANKERGYILNTSSLYSFFAVPKQSMYGATKAFQHSFFMALHQEAKLNRPHIYISSLCPGLTYSNFRISQGKKEKKSIVGMEAHEVATIAINSLFKNKPVIIPGIFSKMMAFVIPKLPIALQLSIIYNMNKQRGF; this comes from the coding sequence ATGGAAAAATACGCACTAATTACAGGATCGAGTTCGGGAATAGGAAAGGCAATGGCCTTTGAACTTGCAAAGCACGGATACTCACCTCTTCTTCATGGTAGAAATATAGTTGAACTTGAAAAAACAAGAGCAGAAATTTTAGGTAAACATCCAAGCCTTAAATGTGAAATAATTCAAGCAAATCTCAGCGTCGAAAATGAAATCGACAAACTAATCAGTAAAATTCAAAACTACGATATTGAAGTTTTTATTTCAAATGCTGGTTTTGGTATACCTGGCAACTTTGAGAACACAGAACTTTTAGCAGAAGAAACAATGATATCAACCCACGTCTCTGCTATCGTTAAACTGACGAAGTACTTTTATAAAAGCTGCGCAAATAAAGAAAGAGGATATATTTTAAATACCTCATCATTGTATTCTTTCTTTGCTGTCCCAAAGCAATCAATGTATGGAGCAACAAAAGCATTCCAGCATTCTTTTTTTATGGCGCTACACCAAGAGGCCAAATTAAATCGTCCACATATTTATATCTCGTCCCTATGCCCAGGATTAACCTATTCAAATTTTAGAATTAGCCAAGGTAAGAAGGAGAAGAAATCAATTGTAGGTATGGAAGCACATGAAGTGGCAACCATCGCGATCAACTCTCTTTTTAAAAATAAGCCAGTTATTATTCCCGGCATATTTAGCAAAATGATGGCCTTTGTCATTCCAAAACTTCCAATAGCTCTCCAACTATCAATAATTTACAATATGAATAAACAAAGAGGGTTTTGA
- a CDS encoding M14 family metallopeptidase: MFSKLACASLMLTSVLAHSPSKVLENSKLISINADKNYTTVMKFLQKEGFDVLGVDYKNKIIDLNVTDEELNELRTKGIKFELNSQKALTASVDERYLNPDEIKEILVETNKKYPELTQLILVGKTLEGREIWAIKISDNAKTLEPNEPAILFNGMHHSREVMTTEVTTDIITYLTTNYATRPEVKNWVDNNEIYVLPMLNLDGNTKVWEGENMWRKNARGGYGVDINRNYPTSWGACNGSSGWKTSQTYRGDAPASEPETNALMDFVADIKPVFNISYHAYSELVIYPMGCKGQRTKNQKVVEGIGKEIGSLLNYQPGTSWETLYSVDGSDIDWMYTEHQVIPYVIEVSPRSDGFQPDYSKRNATVELNRKGWQHLLSKLETSRVSGITAPNSLIEITGVQKDGYKVSSMYKTNPDGSYHIILNDGDYNLQLSDDKIIEVHLGK, encoded by the coding sequence ATGTTTTCTAAACTAGCATGTGCATCACTGATGCTAACATCCGTTCTTGCTCACTCTCCGAGTAAAGTTCTAGAGAATTCTAAATTAATATCAATTAACGCTGACAAGAACTATACAACTGTCATGAAGTTTCTTCAAAAAGAAGGATTTGATGTTCTAGGTGTTGACTATAAAAATAAAATTATCGATCTTAACGTTACAGATGAAGAACTTAATGAGCTTAGAACTAAGGGTATTAAATTTGAACTTAACTCTCAAAAAGCTCTAACAGCAAGTGTCGATGAGCGCTATTTAAACCCTGATGAAATCAAAGAAATTCTAGTTGAAACCAATAAGAAATATCCTGAACTAACACAACTTATACTTGTAGGAAAAACTCTTGAAGGTAGAGAAATTTGGGCCATAAAAATTTCAGATAATGCAAAAACTCTGGAACCAAATGAACCAGCTATTCTTTTCAATGGAATGCACCACTCTCGCGAGGTAATGACCACTGAAGTGACTACAGATATTATCACTTATCTCACGACAAATTATGCGACAAGACCAGAAGTAAAAAACTGGGTTGATAATAATGAAATCTACGTTCTACCAATGCTTAACCTTGATGGGAACACTAAGGTTTGGGAGGGAGAAAATATGTGGAGAAAAAATGCTCGTGGAGGATATGGTGTAGATATCAACAGGAACTATCCAACAAGCTGGGGAGCATGTAATGGTTCAAGTGGATGGAAAACTTCTCAAACATATCGTGGAGACGCTCCGGCCAGTGAGCCAGAAACGAACGCACTAATGGATTTTGTTGCTGATATCAAACCTGTATTTAATATTTCATACCATGCATATAGTGAACTTGTAATCTACCCTATGGGATGTAAGGGTCAAAGAACAAAGAATCAAAAAGTAGTTGAAGGCATTGGAAAAGAAATAGGAAGTCTTCTTAACTACCAACCAGGTACATCTTGGGAAACACTTTACTCTGTTGATGGTTCAGACATTGACTGGATGTACACGGAACACCAAGTTATCCCTTATGTTATTGAAGTAAGTCCACGTAGTGACGGATTTCAACCAGACTACTCAAAAAGAAATGCAACAGTTGAACTGAATCGAAAAGGTTGGCAACATCTTTTATCGAAACTTGAGACTTCAAGAGTTTCAGGCATTACAGCTCCAAACTCACTAATCGAGATTACTGGAGTTCAAAAAGACGGGTACAAAGTATCTTCAATGTACAAGACAAACCCTGATGGAAGTTACCATATTATTTTAAATGATGGGGACTACAATTTACAGCTTAGTGATGATAAGATAATAGAAGTACATTTAGGAAAATAA